Proteins encoded in a region of the Acidobacteriota bacterium genome:
- a CDS encoding CapA family protein gives MTNTLPIAFGLVAFASGIAGLAGCGSTPASGLEPSRSAEAKATPTPTPSNKNSITIAAVGDIMLGSPFPNDTRMPPNDGRDLLKDVAPLLSAADIAFGNLEAPMTDGGESAKCRPRKPAKPVKPTVPTEPIEPVEPVNVNKPKKPKPDEPIRCYAFRMPTRYGKYLKEAGFDVLSLANNHSLDFGLAGIADTRETLDALGLKHAGSNRLKHSTAYLEVKGLTVAFIGFAHNTIVPNVNDLVAARRLVTEADKKADIVVVSFHGGAEGTGSQMVPNRTEMYFGEKRGNLPLFSRTVIDAGADLVLGHGPHVLRGIEVYKGRLIAYSLGNFATYGWFRLEAELALTMILEAELDRDGRFVAGKIHAGRQEGRGIPVLDPSGEAISKVRTLSLTNFGPTAPNISETGTITPKL, from the coding sequence ATGACAAATACGTTACCTATCGCCTTTGGACTCGTTGCCTTTGCGTCCGGCATTGCCGGTCTCGCCGGCTGTGGTTCGACGCCTGCCAGCGGCCTCGAACCCTCGCGATCTGCTGAGGCAAAGGCGACGCCCACTCCAACGCCTTCTAACAAGAATTCGATCACCATCGCCGCCGTCGGCGACATAATGCTCGGCTCGCCATTTCCGAACGATACCCGAATGCCGCCGAACGACGGCCGCGACCTGCTGAAAGACGTTGCGCCGCTTCTTTCCGCCGCGGACATCGCCTTCGGAAACCTTGAAGCCCCGATGACCGACGGCGGCGAGTCGGCGAAGTGCCGCCCCCGAAAGCCTGCGAAGCCGGTCAAGCCCACCGTGCCGACCGAGCCGATCGAGCCGGTTGAACCGGTCAACGTCAACAAGCCGAAAAAGCCCAAGCCGGACGAGCCGATCCGCTGCTACGCCTTCCGAATGCCGACCCGCTACGGCAAGTATCTGAAGGAAGCGGGATTTGATGTGCTCAGCCTCGCGAACAACCACTCGCTCGATTTCGGCCTTGCCGGCATCGCCGATACCCGCGAAACGCTCGACGCTCTCGGCCTTAAACACGCAGGCAGCAATCGGCTGAAACACTCGACCGCCTATCTTGAGGTGAAGGGCCTGACGGTCGCCTTCATCGGCTTTGCACACAACACGATCGTCCCGAACGTCAACGACCTCGTCGCCGCCCGCCGGCTCGTCACCGAAGCTGATAAGAAGGCGGACATCGTCGTCGTTTCATTCCACGGGGGAGCCGAGGGCACGGGCAGCCAAATGGTGCCAAACCGGACCGAGATGTACTTTGGCGAAAAGCGCGGAAACCTGCCGCTCTTCTCCCGAACGGTCATCGATGCCGGTGCCGATCTTGTGCTCGGCCACGGGCCGCATGTGCTCCGCGGCATCGAGGTCTATAAAGGCCGCCTCATCGCCTATTCGCTCGGCAACTTCGCCACCTACGGCTGGTTTCGGCTCGAGGCCGAGCTGGCCCTGACGATGATCCTCGAAGCCGAGCTCGACCGCGATGGCCGCTTCGTCGCCGGCAAGATCCACGCCGGCCGCCAGGAAGGCCGCGGCATCCCCGTGCTCGACCCCAGCGGCGAGGCCATCAGCAAGGTCCGCACCCTCTCGCTAACCAACTTCGGCCCAACCGCCCCCAACATCTCCGAAACCGGCACCATCACACCCAAACTCTAA
- the lon gene encoding endopeptidase La — MAILPLQNTTLFPDTVVPLAVGRERSMRATESALTTEEKLLGCITTKTEGVSGDEAKYDDIYTIGTIVSIKRMMRNEGVMQLIVQGLERFRIVEWLEEQPYLKARVEKLPELERVDEEEIEALKRNIHGLIQEALAMLPQVPPEIRMAVMTQQDPVQLSYFMASVLDLGTETEQKMLESETVDSLLTLTHAALAREVEIMQIRTKIASEAQGEMDKAQRDYVLRQQLKAIKKELGEDEDRGEKAEAEQLRERLETADIPDDVRKEAERELKRMEALPQSAPDYHVIRTYLEYVLELPWRKSSEEKLDLGEARRVLDEDHYGLEDVKERILESLAVVKLRPDSKSPILLFVGPPGVGKTSLGRSIARSLGREFERMSLGGMRDEAELRGHRRTYIGAMPGRIIQALRRVGVNNPVMMLDEIDKLGNDYRGDPSAALLEIFDPAQNNTFRDNYLDLPFDLSKVFFIATANSLGPIPMPLRDRMEIIQIAGYSDREKLNIAKQYLVPRQVRENGLTEEQFEITDAAINLLTSRYTREAGVRQVERAIGNIARKVALKVAEGSKDKVTIDVAEIREYLGPPRFHPESARTEMPAGVATGMAWTEMGGEVLFIEATGLPGGSGLTLTGQLGDVMKESAQAARSYLWSHAAEFDIDPDAIKQNGVHLHVPAGAIPKDGPSAGVTMASALASLYSGRKVRSDTAMTGEITLSGLVFPVGGIKEKVLAAHRAGIRRIILPEQNEADVDEIPEDVRKELEIIKAKRVSDVLNAALEPVDSAGATPANLIIPERDGGGEQPSDRLIAKDS, encoded by the coding sequence ATGGCGATATTGCCGCTTCAGAATACGACCCTTTTTCCGGACACGGTCGTGCCGCTGGCGGTCGGCCGCGAGCGCTCGATGCGGGCTACCGAATCCGCGCTGACCACCGAGGAAAAGCTTCTCGGCTGCATTACTACGAAAACGGAAGGGGTCTCCGGCGACGAGGCGAAGTACGACGACATTTACACCATCGGCACCATCGTCAGCATCAAGCGGATGATGCGGAACGAGGGCGTGATGCAGCTCATCGTTCAGGGGCTTGAGCGTTTCCGCATTGTCGAGTGGCTTGAGGAACAGCCGTATCTCAAGGCCCGCGTCGAAAAGCTGCCGGAGCTCGAACGCGTTGACGAGGAAGAGATCGAGGCACTCAAGCGGAACATACACGGGTTGATCCAGGAAGCTCTCGCGATGCTTCCACAGGTGCCGCCGGAGATCCGGATGGCTGTTATGACGCAGCAGGACCCGGTCCAGCTCTCGTATTTCATGGCCTCGGTGCTCGACCTTGGCACCGAGACCGAGCAAAAAATGCTCGAGTCCGAAACGGTCGATTCGCTTTTGACGCTGACACACGCCGCTCTCGCCCGCGAGGTCGAGATAATGCAGATCCGGACCAAGATCGCGTCCGAGGCACAGGGCGAGATGGATAAAGCCCAGCGGGATTACGTTCTCCGACAGCAGCTAAAGGCGATCAAAAAAGAACTCGGCGAGGACGAGGATAGAGGCGAAAAGGCCGAGGCGGAGCAGCTCCGCGAGCGGCTTGAAACGGCCGATATACCCGACGACGTCCGCAAAGAGGCCGAGCGGGAACTCAAGCGGATGGAGGCTCTGCCGCAGTCGGCGCCGGACTATCACGTTATCCGCACATATCTCGAATATGTGCTCGAGCTTCCCTGGCGGAAATCGAGCGAAGAAAAACTCGACCTCGGCGAGGCCCGCCGGGTTTTGGATGAAGATCACTACGGGCTTGAGGACGTAAAGGAACGCATACTCGAATCGCTCGCGGTCGTAAAGCTGCGGCCGGATTCGAAGAGCCCGATCCTGCTATTCGTCGGGCCTCCGGGCGTTGGCAAGACCTCACTTGGGCGTTCGATCGCCCGCTCGCTCGGGCGTGAATTTGAGCGGATGTCGCTTGGCGGCATGCGCGATGAGGCCGAGCTCCGCGGCCACCGAAGGACATACATCGGCGCGATGCCGGGTCGGATAATTCAAGCTCTTCGCCGCGTCGGCGTCAATAATCCGGTGATGATGCTTGACGAGATAGATAAGCTTGGCAACGACTATCGCGGCGACCCATCGGCCGCCCTGCTCGAGATATTCGACCCGGCGCAGAACAATACGTTTCGCGATAATTATCTTGATCTGCCGTTCGATCTTTCGAAGGTCTTTTTCATCGCGACGGCGAATTCGCTCGGGCCGATCCCGATGCCGCTCCGCGACCGAATGGAGATAATCCAGATCGCCGGCTACAGCGACCGCGAGAAGCTCAACATCGCGAAGCAATATCTTGTCCCGCGGCAGGTGCGGGAAAACGGACTGACCGAAGAGCAGTTTGAGATCACCGACGCCGCCATCAATTTGCTCACCTCGCGATACACACGCGAGGCCGGCGTGCGGCAGGTCGAACGAGCCATCGGCAACATTGCCCGCAAGGTCGCGCTGAAGGTCGCCGAGGGCTCGAAAGACAAAGTTACGATCGATGTAGCGGAGATCCGTGAGTATCTTGGCCCGCCGAGGTTTCATCCGGAATCGGCACGAACCGAGATGCCCGCGGGCGTTGCGACCGGAATGGCCTGGACCGAGATGGGCGGCGAGGTTCTCTTTATCGAGGCGACCGGCCTGCCCGGCGGCAGCGGACTTACGCTGACCGGCCAGCTCGGCGATGTGATGAAGGAATCGGCTCAGGCGGCCCGCAGCTACCTTTGGTCGCACGCCGCAGAGTTTGACATTGACCCCGATGCCATCAAGCAGAACGGCGTTCACCTCCACGTTCCGGCCGGGGCTATCCCGAAGGACGGGCCGAGTGCGGGTGTGACGATGGCCTCGGCGCTTGCCTCGCTTTACAGCGGCCGCAAGGTGCGGTCAGATACGGCAATGACGGGCGAGATAACGCTTTCGGGTTTGGTGTTTCCGGTCGGCGGCATCAAGGAAAAAGTGCTCGCAGCACATCGCGCCGGCATCCGCCGGATAATTTTGCCCGAGCAGAATGAGGCCGATGTTGATGAGATTCCGGAGGACGTCCGCAAGGAACTGGAGATAATCAAGGCAAAGCGGGTGAGCGATGTTTTGAACGCCGCTCTTGAGCCCGTTGATTCGGCCGGAGCGACGCCGGCGAACCTGATCATTCCCGAACGCGATGGCGGCGGCGAGCAGCCCTCGGATCGGTTGATCGCAAAGGATAGCTGA
- a CDS encoding CBS domain-containing protein — MTEATKNERVKCRQIMTAKVTTATREMTLRDVARLLREGDVGSVPVVESGRLVGIVTDRDIVVRAVAEGKGPETPIAEAMTTEIFSVGPDDFAFEAVRLMGDKQVRRIPVVEADGSLAGIISMADVALEMEDEREIAETLEEISSGTAFWSKK; from the coding sequence ATGACCGAAGCGACAAAGAATGAGCGCGTTAAGTGCCGCCAGATAATGACGGCGAAGGTTACGACCGCGACTCGCGAGATGACGCTTCGCGATGTTGCCCGGTTGCTTCGCGAGGGCGACGTGGGCTCGGTGCCGGTGGTCGAGAGCGGGCGGCTTGTCGGGATCGTAACCGACCGCGACATCGTCGTCCGGGCGGTCGCCGAAGGCAAGGGGCCGGAAACACCGATCGCCGAGGCGATGACGACCGAGATATTTTCTGTCGGGCCGGACGACTTTGCCTTTGAGGCCGTAAGGCTGATGGGCGATAAGCAGGTCCGCCGAATACCGGTCGTAGAGGCGGATGGCTCGCTCGCGGGCATTATCTCAATGGCGGACGTCGCGCTTGAAATGGAAGACGAACGCGAGATCGCCGAAACGCTCGAAGAGATCTCAAGCGGCACGGCATTTTGGAGCAAGAAGTAG
- a CDS encoding TonB family protein yields MRQLSIILVLLSAGTLASAQNSLEPIFRKAPEKYPPAAEVVRAEGQVIVAIEIAPEGNVSSAKVISGHPLLRAISAQAAREWRFAPVADSEVRTVVLQFHYTHGGWFTIEQGEVERVTRTESSFESSFVVKVSVGTYAPKTLLLPRKDGVIKDRYCEVHNRLMEVEIQSVSYGLIARFSDEDDYFERYDRAEETFFPNANLESNRGCVDTGIENEETYFCSTCRVEREKWLKQNEGK; encoded by the coding sequence ATGAGACAACTTTCAATAATCTTAGTTCTTCTCTCGGCGGGGACGCTCGCCTCGGCTCAAAATTCACTTGAGCCGATCTTTCGTAAAGCCCCGGAGAAGTACCCTCCAGCGGCTGAAGTGGTTAGAGCCGAAGGTCAAGTGATCGTTGCTATCGAGATCGCTCCGGAGGGTAATGTAAGTTCAGCAAAGGTAATTTCCGGGCATCCGTTGTTGAGAGCCATCTCTGCCCAAGCGGCAAGAGAATGGCGGTTCGCACCCGTTGCTGATTCAGAAGTTAGAACAGTGGTCCTTCAGTTTCATTACACTCATGGAGGCTGGTTCACCATTGAACAAGGTGAGGTGGAGCGTGTAACGCGGACGGAATCTTCATTCGAATCCTCCTTTGTGGTCAAAGTTTCTGTAGGCACATATGCACCGAAGACGCTTTTGCTGCCGCGGAAAGATGGTGTCATTAAGGACCGGTATTGCGAAGTTCATAACAGGTTGATGGAAGTAGAGATTCAGTCCGTATCTTACGGGTTGATTGCTCGTTTCTCAGACGAGGACGATTACTTTGAACGATATGACCGAGCGGAGGAAACGTTTTTCCCGAATGCCAATCTCGAATCGAACCGTGGATGTGTAGACACCGGCATTGAAAATGAAGAAACCTATTTCTGTTCCACTTGCAGAGTAGAACGCGAGAAGTGGCTGAAACAAAACGAAGGGAAATAA
- a CDS encoding Rieske (2Fe-2S) protein, whose translation MGKSRTNKRKPPREGRVVTVGRAESVPPGRGATVQLKDGSEVAVFNVGGRFFAIENFCPHKGYPLADSKLRGTTVECEFHGWKFDVTSGECFTKPQCSIDRYDVTIEDGMIRLHV comes from the coding sequence ATGGGAAAGTCGAGAACAAATAAACGAAAACCGCCGCGTGAAGGACGCGTCGTAACGGTCGGCCGTGCAGAATCGGTCCCGCCGGGCCGCGGAGCGACCGTCCAGCTAAAGGACGGCAGCGAGGTCGCGGTATTCAACGTCGGCGGCCGCTTTTTTGCCATCGAGAATTTCTGCCCTCACAAGGGCTATCCGCTTGCCGATTCCAAACTCCGCGGCACAACGGTCGAATGCGAATTCCACGGCTGGAAGTTCGACGTAACCAGCGGCGAGTGCTTCACCAAGCCGCAATGCTCGATCGACCGCTACGACGTCACCATCGAGGACGGAATGATCAGGCTCCACGTATAA
- a CDS encoding Hsp20/alpha crystallin family protein, whose protein sequence is MAKAFNRHFQFLGSSKGAKPSGRLWFPAADVYQTSEGWVVKVELAGVAAEDVEIEVEGNVLYIVGCRKDRSCGDGASYHQMEITYSRFEKTLKFPSPIEGVTLDHMFDNGLLIIRLKSKER, encoded by the coding sequence ATGGCAAAGGCATTCAACCGTCATTTTCAATTTCTCGGTTCTTCAAAGGGAGCAAAGCCCTCGGGGCGTTTGTGGTTTCCGGCGGCCGATGTTTATCAGACCTCTGAAGGCTGGGTCGTCAAGGTCGAACTTGCCGGCGTTGCGGCCGAAGATGTTGAAATAGAGGTCGAGGGCAATGTGCTTTACATCGTCGGCTGCCGAAAGGACCGCTCGTGCGGCGACGGTGCCTCGTATCACCAGATGGAGATCACCTACAGCCGCTTCGAGAAAACGCTCAAATTCCCGTCGCCGATCGAGGGCGTAACGCTCGATCACATGTTCGATAACGGTTTGCTGATCATCCGGCTGAAGTCGAAAGAAAGATGA
- a CDS encoding SEC-C domain-containing protein, which translates to MTKIKPNEMCPCGSGRKYKKCCAQKSTMKTSQDQELKMEGTWGLCGIPLLLNIAPFNSKSKERPIPGGSPGNYHVTFLLGKPNEPPVAENHIKFGFDPNEGDSHLFVGDPNELEAILMASLPSGNFEFRGKANEKGYLSLIECSTLHAESLTDAMNKAFDALCPILSRISLLNNAPVYISRWAIKELATNAHMSSVTLPFRNQKTPMLVNVSKEPEFERYASLYREGLNSNSPNYQFLCFYKIIEGLRKMREGRVKKENERILLPGRKPNRPKDLIPNSNSEQQAWLSALFGKQRWSDLAISQVFPAAVVGRKVNDVINKSSELDMVRNRIAHTVLRDEAVTPITIDDAAHINEVSHWLPLCKCLALYLLRAEYPGSFLS; encoded by the coding sequence ATGACAAAGATAAAGCCAAATGAAATGTGTCCGTGCGGAAGCGGTAGGAAATATAAAAAGTGCTGTGCTCAAAAATCGACGATGAAAACTTCACAAGATCAAGAATTGAAAATGGAGGGAACCTGGGGACTGTGTGGTATACCGTTATTGTTGAATATTGCTCCATTCAACAGTAAGAGTAAGGAACGCCCAATTCCAGGCGGCTCGCCCGGCAATTACCACGTAACCTTTCTACTTGGCAAGCCTAACGAACCGCCAGTGGCGGAGAACCATATCAAGTTTGGGTTTGACCCCAACGAAGGTGATTCCCACCTTTTCGTAGGTGATCCAAATGAACTGGAGGCGATTCTAATGGCCAGTCTTCCTAGCGGAAATTTCGAGTTTCGGGGCAAGGCTAATGAGAAAGGCTATTTGTCTTTGATCGAGTGTTCAACGCTCCATGCAGAAAGTCTAACCGACGCAATGAACAAGGCGTTCGATGCACTTTGTCCCATCTTAAGTCGTATTTCTTTGTTAAACAATGCACCGGTTTACATCTCAAGATGGGCGATAAAAGAACTGGCCACAAATGCCCACATGAGCAGTGTAACCTTACCTTTTCGTAACCAAAAAACCCCGATGCTCGTTAATGTTTCGAAGGAACCTGAGTTTGAACGATATGCGAGCCTGTACAGGGAAGGTCTAAACAGCAACAGCCCAAACTATCAGTTCCTTTGTTTTTACAAGATAATAGAGGGATTGCGAAAGATGAGGGAAGGACGCGTCAAGAAAGAGAACGAACGCATCTTGTTACCCGGACGAAAACCTAATAGACCTAAAGACCTGATACCTAATTCCAATTCAGAACAGCAAGCCTGGCTATCTGCATTATTCGGTAAACAACGCTGGAGCGACTTAGCTATTAGCCAAGTTTTTCCAGCAGCGGTAGTTGGTCGGAAAGTGAACGACGTTATTAACAAAAGCTCCGAACTAGATATGGTCCGAAATAGGATTGCGCACACAGTATTAAGAGATGAGGCCGTGACGCCTATTACGATAGACGATGCAGCACACATTAATGAGGTGTCACATTGGTTGCCCTTGTGCAAATGTCTGGCCCTTTATTTACTAAGGGCAGAGTATCCAGGCAGCTTTTTAAGCTGA
- a CDS encoding DUF1801 domain-containing protein: MAKAELKTQETDASVEDFIGSVENETLQQDAFRLLEMFKRITKEEPKMWGPSIIGFGSRTLKYESGRELDWMITGFSPRKANLSLYVLCGAEGEDELLAKLGKYKNGVSCLYINKLADIDEKVLERLIKVSVAKARKSTKAC, translated from the coding sequence ATGGCCAAGGCAGAGTTAAAGACACAGGAAACGGACGCGAGCGTTGAGGACTTTATCGGCTCGGTAGAGAATGAAACGCTGCAGCAGGATGCCTTTCGCCTGCTTGAGATGTTTAAGCGGATCACGAAAGAGGAGCCAAAGATGTGGGGCCCTTCGATCATCGGCTTCGGGAGCCGGACGTTAAAATACGAATCGGGCCGCGAGCTTGATTGGATGATAACGGGCTTTAGCCCGCGGAAGGCGAACCTTTCGCTTTACGTGCTCTGCGGCGCTGAGGGTGAGGACGAGCTTCTTGCCAAGCTCGGCAAATACAAGAACGGCGTTTCGTGTCTCTATATCAACAAGCTGGCCGATATCGACGAAAAGGTGCTCGAACGCCTGATAAAAGTATCGGTCGCAAAAGCGCGAAAGAGCACGAAGGCGTGCTGA